A genome region from Drosophila gunungcola strain Sukarami unplaced genomic scaffold, Dgunungcola_SK_2 000075F, whole genome shotgun sequence includes the following:
- the LOC128264631 gene encoding sepiapterin reductase, whose amino-acid sequence MAAKRMDLNKRTFLVLSGSSNPLGQSLALEFCRRLATGSVALILDEDQQQLRELEDLLQSELKTETIKVTTGKLNDSHSNGVQLMEQALKDHFKVVGDNQRFERSIMLHNEGLAASHVLLEPQSTEDWKEYVQQQLYAPVALSQRWLQSGYLAKVEKLAVNVTSSLMVRPLVHAGLLCSCKRARDMYFRAMAAEEHRFDVHVLSFSPGLMDSHRGQCDMNGNEITPAELVASKQLLQLPRIQPSQATLKLINILEEISFVSGHDVDYYDTFVL is encoded by the coding sequence atggcAGCAAAGAGAATGGATTTAAATAAGCGCACCTTTTTGGTGCTGAGCGGCAGCTCGAATCCTTTGGGTCAATCCCTGGCCCTGGAGTTTTGCCGTCGCCTGGCCACCGGATCCGTGGCCCTGATCTTGGACGAggatcagcagcagctgcgTGAGCTTGAGGATCTGCTCCAGAGCGAGCTTAAAACCGAAACCATTAAAGTGACAACCGGCAAGTTGAACGACAGCCACTCGAATGGAGTGCAGCTGATGGAGCAGGCTTTAAAGGACCATTTCAAAGTTGTGGGGGACAACCAGCGATTCGAGAGATCTATAATGCTGCACAACGAGGGGCTGGCGGCCAGCCATGTGCTCTTGGAACCCCAGAGCACCGAGGATTGGAAGGAGTATGTCCAGCAGCAGCTCTACGCACCGGTGGCCCTCAGCCAACGGTGGCTGCAATCGGGGTATTTGGCGAAGGTGGAGAAGCTGGCGGTGAATGTGACCTCCTCCCTGATGGTGCGTCCACTGGTCCATGCCGGCTTGCTCTGCTCCTGCAAGCGGGCCAGGGACATGTACTTCCGGGCCATGGCCGCCGAGGAGCATCGTTTCGACGTCCATGTGCTCAGCTTCTCACCCGGACTGATGGACAGCCACCGGGGCCAGTGCGATATGAACGGAAACGAGATCACTCCCGCCGAGCTGGTCGCCTCGAAgcagctgctccagctgcCCAGGATCCAGCCCAGCCAGGCCACCCTCAAGCTGATCAACATCCTCGAGGAGATCTCCTTCGTGTCCGGCCACGACGTCGACTACTACGACACCTTCGTTTTATGA